One window of Suricata suricatta isolate VVHF042 chromosome 6, meerkat_22Aug2017_6uvM2_HiC, whole genome shotgun sequence genomic DNA carries:
- the PTTG1 gene encoding securin isoform X1, which yields MATLVFVDKENGEPGTRVAPKDGQKLRSKPPVKALDGKSQFSTPRVGKMFDAEGALPKVARKALGTVNRATENSVKTNGPFKEKQPNFSAKKVTEKTVKAKSTVPASDDTYPEIEKFFPFNPLDFESFDLPEEHQIAHLPLNGVPLMILDEERELEKLLHLGPPSPLKMPSQPWESNLLQSPNVLSTLDVELPPVCYDLDI from the exons ATGGCTACCCTGGTCTTTGTTGATAAGGAAAATGGAGAACCAGGCACCCGTGTGGCTCCCAAGGATGGGCAGAAGCTGCGGTCCAAGCCTC cagtCAAAGCTTTAGATGGGAAATCTCAGTTTTCAACACCACGTGTAGGCAAAATGTTTGATGCTGAAGGAGCCTTACCTAAAGTTGCCAGAAAGGCTTTGGGAACTGTCAACAGAGCCACAGAAAATTCAGTAAAGACAAATGGGCCTTTTAAAGAGAAGCAGCCAAACTTCTCTGCCAAAAAG GTAACTGAGAAGACTGTCAAAGCAAAAAGCACTGTTCCAGCCTCGGATGACACGTAtcctgaaatagaaaaattctttCCCTTCAATCCTTTAG ATTTTGAGAGCTTTGACTTGCCTGAAGAGCACCAGATTGCACACCTCCCCTTGAATGGAGTGCCTCTCATGATCCTTGATGAGGAGAGGGAACTTGAAAAGCTGTTACACCTGGGGCCCCCTTCACCTCTGAAGATGCCCTCTCAACCATGGGAGTCTA ATCTGTTGCAGTCTCCAAATGTTCTGTCGACCCTGGATGTTGAATTGCCACCTGTTTGCTATGACTTAGATATTTAA
- the SLU7 gene encoding pre-mRNA-splicing factor SLU7: protein MSAAAVDAVNAAPLSGSKEMSLEEPKKMTREDWRKKKELEEQRKLGNAPAEVDEEGKDINPHIPQYISSVPWYIDPSKRPTLKHQRPQPEKQKQYSSSGEWYKRGVKENSITTKYRKGACENCGAMTHKKKDCFERPRRVGAKFTGTNIAPDEHVQPQLTFDYDGKRDRWNGYNPEEHMKIVEEYAKVDLAKRTLKAQKLQEELASGKLVEQANSPKHQWGEEEPNSQTEKDHNSEDEDEDKYADDIDMPGQNFDSKRRITVRNLRIREDIAKYLRNLDPNSAYYDPKTRAMRENPYANAGKNPDEVSYAGDNFVRYTGDTISMAQTQLFAWEAYDKGSEVHLQADPTKLELLYKSFKVKKEDFKEQQKESILEKYGGQEHLDTPPAELLLAQTEDYVEYSRHGTVIKGQERAVACSKYEEDVKIHNHTHIWGSYWKEGRWGYKCCHSFFKYSYCTGEAGKETANSEECVINDLTGEESMKKPQTLMEMHQEKLKEDKKKKKKKKKKHRKSSSDSDDEEKKHEKLKKALNAEEARLLHVKEIMQIDERKRPYNSIYETREPTEEEMEAYRMKRQRPDDPMASFLGQ from the exons ATGTCGGCTGCAGCTGTAGATGCAGTTAATGCAGCCCCCCTGTCGGGGTCCAAAGAAATGAGTCTGGAGGAACCAAAGAAGATGACTAGAGAGGactggagaaagaagaaggaattaGAAGAACAGCGAAAATTGGGTAATGCTCCTGCAGAAGTTGATGAGGAAGGAaa aGACATCAATCCTCATATACCTCAGTATATTTCTTCAGTGCCATGGTATATTGATCCATCAAAAAGACCTACTTTAAAGCACCAGAGACCAcaaccagagaaacagaagcaatacaGCTCATCCGGAGAGTGGTACAAGAGGGGTGTAAAAGAG AATTCTATAACTACTAAGTACCGCAAAGGAGCATGTGAAAACTGTGGGGCCAtgacacacaaaaagaaagactGCTTTGAG AGACCCAGGCGAGTTGGAGCCAAATTTACAGGTACTAATATCGCTCCGGATGAGCATGTCCAGCCCCAGCTGACATTTGACTATGATGGGAAGAGGGACCGGTGGAATGGCTACAATCCAGAGGAACACATGAAAATTGTAGAAGAATACGCCAAAGTCGACCTG gCAAAACGAACACTGAAAGCCCAGAAACTCCAAGAAGAATTAGCCTCAGGGAAATTAGTGGAACAGGCt AATTCTCCAAAACACCAGTGGGGAGAAGAGGAACCAAATTCTCAAACG gAAAAAGATCATAATAGTGAAGATGAGGATGAAGATAAATATGCAGATGATATTGACATGCCTGGCCAGAACTTTGACTCTAAGAGGCGAATTACTGTCCGGAATCTCAGGATTCGAGAAGATATTGCGAAA taTTTGCGGAATTTAGATCCAAATTCTGCTTACTATGATCCCAAAACTAGAGcgatgagagagaatccctatGCCAATGCAGGAAAGAATCCAGATGA AGTGAGCTATGCAGGGGATAACTTCGTTAGATACACAGGGGATACCATTTCAATGGCCCAGACACAGC TGTTTGCTTGGGAAGCCTATGACAAGGGATCTGAGGTGCATCTGCAGGCCGATCCTACAAAACTAGAGCTGTTGTACAAGTCCTTCAAAGTCAAAAAAGAAGACTTTAAAGAACAGCAGAAAGAAAGCATCCTGGAAAAG TATGGTGGCCAAGAACACTTGGATACCCCTCCAGCTGAATTGCTTCTAGCTCAGACTGAAGACTATGTGGAGTACTCAAGACATGGGACAGTCATCAAAGGACAGGAGAGGGCTGTCGCTTGCTCTAAGTATGAGGAGGATGTGAAGATCCACAATCACACA CACATCTGGGGATCTTACTGGAAAGAAGGCCGATGGGGATACAAATGCTGTCACTCGTTTTTCAAGTATTCCTATTGCACTGGAGAAGCTGGAAAGGAGACTGCT AATTCAGAGGAATGTGTTATAAATGATTTAACTGGAGAAGAATCTATGAAAAAACCTCAGACCCTCATGGAG ATGCATCaggaaaaactaaaagaagataaaaagaagaaaaagaagaagaaaaagaagcatcgAAAGAGCAGTTCAGATAGtgatgatgaagaaaagaaacatgaaaaattgaaaaag gCACTGAATGCAGAGGAAGCCCGCCTTCTGCACGTCAAGGAGATCATGCAGATTGATGAGAGGAAGCGGCCTTACAATAGCATTTATGAAACTCGGGAACCTACtgaagaggaaatggaggcctATAGAATGAAACGTCAGAGGCCAGATGACCCCATGGCCTCCTTCCTTGGACAGTAG
- the PTTG1 gene encoding securin isoform X2: MATLVFVDKENGEPGTRVAPKDGQKLRSKPLKALDGKSQFSTPRVGKMFDAEGALPKVARKALGTVNRATENSVKTNGPFKEKQPNFSAKKVTEKTVKAKSTVPASDDTYPEIEKFFPFNPLDFESFDLPEEHQIAHLPLNGVPLMILDEERELEKLLHLGPPSPLKMPSQPWESNLLQSPNVLSTLDVELPPVCYDLDI; encoded by the exons ATGGCTACCCTGGTCTTTGTTGATAAGGAAAATGGAGAACCAGGCACCCGTGTGGCTCCCAAGGATGGGCAGAAGCTGCGGTCCAAGCCTC tCAAAGCTTTAGATGGGAAATCTCAGTTTTCAACACCACGTGTAGGCAAAATGTTTGATGCTGAAGGAGCCTTACCTAAAGTTGCCAGAAAGGCTTTGGGAACTGTCAACAGAGCCACAGAAAATTCAGTAAAGACAAATGGGCCTTTTAAAGAGAAGCAGCCAAACTTCTCTGCCAAAAAG GTAACTGAGAAGACTGTCAAAGCAAAAAGCACTGTTCCAGCCTCGGATGACACGTAtcctgaaatagaaaaattctttCCCTTCAATCCTTTAG ATTTTGAGAGCTTTGACTTGCCTGAAGAGCACCAGATTGCACACCTCCCCTTGAATGGAGTGCCTCTCATGATCCTTGATGAGGAGAGGGAACTTGAAAAGCTGTTACACCTGGGGCCCCCTTCACCTCTGAAGATGCCCTCTCAACCATGGGAGTCTA ATCTGTTGCAGTCTCCAAATGTTCTGTCGACCCTGGATGTTGAATTGCCACCTGTTTGCTATGACTTAGATATTTAA